One Tunturibacter gelidoferens genomic region harbors:
- a CDS encoding TlpA family protein disulfide reductase, whose amino-acid sequence MMRSKWIQYGAGLIAFAVLSWAWYFATGKSGGIASMVDRKAMPELVMTQLDGGTWRMAEHRGQVVLVNYWASWCGPCWEETPGLIRLSKEMGPQGLAVVGVAVDEGGTAKVKKFVEEFHVPYPVALPEPGSQMVYGMAGVPTTVLVDRQGRVAKTYVGAVRQGDFKKDVEELLAEGR is encoded by the coding sequence ATGATGCGGTCGAAGTGGATACAATATGGGGCTGGACTGATTGCGTTCGCCGTGCTGAGTTGGGCGTGGTACTTTGCCACGGGGAAGTCGGGCGGAATCGCATCAATGGTCGATAGGAAGGCGATGCCGGAGCTGGTGATGACACAGCTCGATGGCGGCACGTGGCGAATGGCGGAGCATCGGGGCCAGGTGGTGCTGGTGAACTATTGGGCGAGTTGGTGCGGGCCCTGCTGGGAGGAGACGCCGGGGTTGATTCGATTGTCGAAGGAGATGGGGCCGCAGGGACTGGCGGTGGTGGGAGTGGCCGTCGATGAAGGTGGAACGGCAAAGGTGAAGAAGTTTGTGGAGGAGTTTCATGTGCCGTATCCGGTGGCGCTCCCGGAGCCGGGATCGCAGATGGTCTACGGGATGGCGGGTGTGCCGACGACGGTGTTGGTTGATCGGCAGGGGCGGGTGGCGAAGACTTATGTTGGGGCGGTGAGGCAGGGAGATTTCAAGAAGGACGTGGAGGAGTTATTGGCAGAGGGAAGGTAG
- a CDS encoding zinc dependent phospholipase C family protein, producing the protein MLQDQKPEGTNTIIPTHRRTTLLKTITLAALLLTAIPAVPYSVQTHQEIIDLAWKQSIRPLLLRKFPTLTDAQLQEAHAYAYGGSAIQDFGYYPFGNAFFSDLTHYVRSGDFVLSLIHNANTPDEVAFAIGSLSHYIGDNIGHKYAVNESVPIEFPKLEQRYGRSVNYAENPHAHVQTEFAFDINQLSKARFAPSAYTKFVGLEVPIVLLRKAFFETYGLRLPDIIGSKQTSIRVYRYAVRRFLPNIARAETILHKKNFPDDLPSPDLDALTVDLRQAATDNNWEAYRKKPGVRSHLYAGFIYILPKFGVFKLLAIKGPNQQTEDLYIKSVNRSIKAMRLVLTNYDTIDHYIANRDLDTGEVIRPGGYRLTDITYAKLLAMITKNPDNVVPFQVKHDLIAYYADPQSPIETKKDPEKWAAVQANLKTLDTMKTIGVLDPVPDGILDAD; encoded by the coding sequence ATGCTGCAGGACCAAAAGCCAGAAGGGACGAACACCATCATTCCCACCCACCGCCGTACCACCCTGCTCAAAACAATAACCCTCGCGGCTCTGCTTCTCACGGCAATCCCCGCCGTTCCCTACTCTGTGCAGACCCATCAGGAGATCATCGACCTGGCCTGGAAGCAGTCCATCCGGCCGCTCCTGCTCAGAAAATTCCCCACCCTCACCGATGCCCAGCTCCAGGAGGCCCACGCCTACGCCTACGGTGGCAGCGCCATCCAGGACTTCGGCTACTATCCCTTCGGCAACGCCTTCTTCTCCGACCTCACCCACTACGTCCGCTCCGGCGACTTCGTCCTCTCTCTGATCCACAACGCCAACACGCCCGATGAAGTGGCTTTCGCCATCGGCTCTCTCTCCCACTACATCGGCGACAACATCGGCCACAAGTACGCCGTCAACGAATCTGTCCCCATCGAGTTCCCCAAGCTCGAGCAGAGATACGGTCGCTCGGTAAACTACGCCGAGAATCCCCACGCCCACGTCCAGACAGAGTTCGCCTTCGACATCAACCAGCTGAGCAAGGCGCGCTTTGCGCCCTCCGCCTACACCAAGTTCGTCGGCCTCGAGGTTCCCATCGTCCTTCTCCGCAAGGCGTTCTTCGAGACCTACGGCCTCCGCCTCCCTGACATCATCGGCAGCAAACAAACCTCCATCCGCGTCTACCGCTACGCCGTCCGCCGCTTCCTTCCCAACATCGCCCGCGCCGAAACCATCCTCCACAAAAAGAACTTCCCTGACGATCTCCCCAGCCCCGATCTCGACGCCCTCACCGTGGACCTCCGCCAGGCCGCGACCGACAACAACTGGGAGGCCTACCGCAAAAAGCCCGGCGTCCGCAGCCATCTCTATGCAGGCTTCATCTACATCCTGCCCAAGTTCGGGGTCTTCAAGCTCCTCGCTATCAAAGGCCCCAATCAACAGACCGAAGACCTCTACATCAAGAGCGTGAACCGATCCATCAAGGCCATGCGTCTCGTCCTCACCAACTACGACACCATCGATCACTACATCGCCAACCGCGACCTCGATACCGGCGAAGTCATTCGACCCGGTGGCTACCGCCTCACCGACATCACCTACGCAAAGCTTCTAGCCATGATCACCAAGAACCCCGACAACGTCGTTCCCTTCCAGGTCAAACACGACCTCATCGCCTACTACGCCGACCCGCAATCCCCCATCGAGACAAAAAAGGACCCGGAGAAGTGGGCTGCAGTCCAGGCCAATCTAAAGACACTCGACACCATGAAGACCATCGGCGTGCTCGATCCCGTCCCCGATGGAATCCTGGACGCAGACTAG